A genomic segment from Limnochordia bacterium encodes:
- a CDS encoding insulinase family protein: protein MFQQSVLDNGIRVITEAIPHVYSVSIGFWFKVGSCCESPEYSGASHFIEHMLFKGTDKRTTKEIAEIIDSTGGELNAFTGREYTCYYARVFKKHLPIAVDLLADMLLDPSLTEDDVQKERGVIIQEIKMYEDSPEDLAHELLVSYLLGGHTLGQSILGTEASVGALDSQRLRRFKQEHYAPTNLVVGVAGNVEHGEVVALLQEYFSGWSAKHAEVEMASPRYQCRIVYKEKDIEQLHLCLGVPGFTRYLTQRYPMYVLDSVLGGGNSSWLFQKLREDRGLAYSTYSFHSSYAQAGLFGVYAAVDSDTLEETVSVIRDEIATLIKTGISPVELERAKEQLKGGLMLGMENTAARMGRISKAVLFGKPVSTAMQMCQKIDNVTLEDVYRVSNSLFSKPVSVVAVGKDAAKITRVFDQAAVIAC from the coding sequence TTGTTTCAGCAGTCAGTTTTGGATAATGGCATTCGGGTAATCACAGAGGCAATACCTCATGTTTACTCGGTATCTATTGGATTTTGGTTTAAAGTGGGCTCTTGTTGTGAATCACCGGAATACAGTGGGGCCTCTCATTTTATTGAGCACATGTTATTTAAAGGAACCGATAAACGTACTACAAAGGAAATAGCGGAGATCATTGATTCTACCGGTGGCGAACTGAACGCGTTCACCGGCCGGGAATATACCTGCTATTATGCCCGGGTGTTTAAGAAGCATTTGCCCATTGCCGTGGATCTATTGGCGGATATGCTTTTAGATCCCAGCCTGACCGAAGACGATGTGCAGAAAGAACGGGGTGTGATCATCCAGGAGATCAAAATGTATGAGGATTCGCCCGAGGATCTTGCACATGAATTGCTGGTTAGCTACCTTCTTGGAGGCCATACACTAGGGCAAAGCATTCTAGGCACCGAGGCCTCCGTAGGGGCTCTAGACTCTCAGAGGTTACGTAGGTTTAAGCAGGAGCATTACGCTCCCACCAATCTGGTTGTGGGAGTGGCAGGTAATGTAGAACACGGAGAAGTGGTTGCACTTTTACAGGAATACTTTTCTGGGTGGTCCGCTAAGCATGCAGAAGTGGAAATGGCATCACCCCGCTATCAGTGTCGGATTGTGTACAAGGAGAAGGACATTGAACAACTGCATCTGTGTCTGGGAGTTCCCGGGTTTACCCGCTATTTGACACAGCGCTATCCAATGTATGTACTTGACTCAGTCCTAGGGGGCGGCAACAGCTCATGGTTATTTCAAAAGCTTCGAGAAGACCGGGGGCTAGCCTACTCAACCTATTCCTTCCATAGCAGCTACGCCCAGGCGGGATTATTCGGCGTTTATGCCGCTGTGGATAGCGATACCCTTGAAGAGACCGTTTCCGTCATCCGGGATGAGATTGCCACACTTATCAAGACGGGCATCTCCCCGGTGGAGCTTGAACGAGCCAAGGAACAACTCAAAGGTGGTCTTATGTTGGGCATGGAAAACACTGCCGCCCGCATGGGGCGCATCTCCAAGGCGGTCCTATTCGGTAAGCCTGTTTCGACTGCCATGCAGATGTGCCAGAAAATCGACAATGTGACCTTAGAGGATGTTTACCGGGTAAGCAATTCCCTATTTAGCAAACCGGTAAGCGTGGTGGCCGTTGGCAAGGATGCGGCGAAGATTACGAGGGTATTCGACCAAGCGGCGGTGATTGCCTGCTAG